TACCagtcttttaaatatctttaatacTAGCAAATATTAATTTTTGAGGATAGTTTCTATTTTGGAAATAGTTTGGTCTTTGGAACCAAGTCTTGTAAATTAGAAATAGTGATTTAGGGTGGTATAATATCTTAGTACTTGAGAGTGTGGCTTTGGAGTATGATAGTCATAAATTTGAATCAGAGCTCTACCACCCTAATCTCTACACAATTATTTAAATTCCCTGAGCCCTAGTCCCTCATCTGAAATACAAGAAAGGTATCATCTATCTTACAATCACTGTGAAGATTAAACGGAATACTGTATATATAGCTTCtggctatataaatatataatagatatgtgtagtaaataataaatgtttgttttctccttctcttctccacTGTTATTTTAATCATTATTTCAAACTATGAACCACATATCTGTCACTTATAACTTTAAGAAGGCAcgtgattttttttcagtttatccatttttcaactattgaTTTTTTGCTTTAAATTACATTGAAACAGTATTTTGATGTAAGTATAAGTCAATGGGCAACTTACCTGTGGAAACCATCTTTCAAAACTTCTTGCCTCAAAATAATTTCAGAACAAGTGGCCCTTATGCCTATAAGcatgaaaagaattttttttaaacaaaataagcactcaatgaaagaatatttaaataatcagaaaataattGTTTGAATAGGCTTTAATTGCCTGGAAAATCTAAccaacctaaaaacaaaacaaaaacttttaaaacttaagCAATTTGAGCTACACATAAATCTATTTCTAGTACAGCATAGGGGTTAAAAGTCCTAACTTTGGAGTTAGATTGGCTAGTTTCAAACCCTAGTCTGTCTATtaacagctgtgtgactttgggcaagacaGTTTCTCTCTCTACTAGTTGTCATGAgaatttaataatatatgtaGAAGCACTTAGAACAGGGTCAACCACATAGCAAGCACTCTATGTAAGTGTTTGCTATTTATATTACTTTATTCAGGTGATCCcaggacaccaaaaacaacagaatggcCAAAGAGCCAGGAAACCTCAATTTTAATCCTAGCTCACTGAAACTGAGTATCAGATACAAACTGGCAACTTCTATATTCTACCATCCACAAATAGCAAAAACTGAGAGGATGGTACACTACGCCTTGTGGAGACGTTGAAAGAgtttaaagaaacaacaaaaactggAGGCTTTTGAAAGGTTCAAAGGGTTCCTTTATAAACTTAGAATAACCAGAAATCTCACTATACTGACTCCATGCAGAATTCAGACATTAAAACTGTTACTCAGTGTCAGTCtcataaagttaaaaattcagCTACTAATGACCACTAACTCTGCCCAGGCACTTTGCTATGGAATTTTACTCCATTTTCAAAAGCTGGAAGTGTGTGGgaagaatattaaaacaaacatacagaaaaaccaTACACTACTGTATGATGCTAAGTCCATTAGATATATTCCTGagaagatccaaaaaaaaaaaaaaaacatgacagGGAGATGGAAACATTTGGAATATactagggaaggaaggaaaaaagtatgaaagacaacatttattaaataataccTATATGACAGATTCTCTACTTGGGGCTTTCACATGTATTTTAACTTTCACAGTCTAGCTAAACAGGCAGGCAAAATTATTGGCATTTGTACACAGGAGGAAACTCTGACTTATAAACAGTTACTGTCTAGGTCACACAACTAGGTAAGTAACTGATTTAGAAGCAAGATCTGCCCAACTTTTAAAGCCTAAGGTATTTCCACTCTCCTAGCTATTTAAAGAAATCCTTAATTGCTTTGGAGAAGCACATATCATCTTTTCCCAAGCAACTTACAGAATATCTCTTGCATAAATCCAGATATTTCttcaatgtttaattttaatagagGTGGAGGTAAGGGTTTATATCTGCCtataaattaattagaaaaaaggtCAGATTAATAGGCTTAAAGTCTATCAGGATATACACTAGAGAATAGTAAATTTCATTCATCTTGGGATAGTAGAAAAGCTAATTTACAAACAGTATTGCAAATACTagattatttatgatttttatggCAAAGGtaccactttctttttcttaatatttatttatttatttagctgcgtagggtcttagttgtggcacacgggaccttcgttgcggcatgcaggaacTTTCCTCgcgttgcgtgggcttctctctagttgtggtgcgcgggctcagtagttgcagcacgggggATTAGTTGCCCcggggcctgtgggatcttagttccctaaccagggatccaacccaagtcccctgcattggaaggtggattcttaaccaccagaccaccacggaagtccccaaAGGTACCATTTTCAGAGTGAATTTGTTGCATCTGAATGCACCTTCAAGATTTTTCCTCTTAAATATTACCTTATTTGGTTATTGCGGCCTGAACTGGCTCTGGAAATTGACCCCTTTTTAATCACAAAGTGCCAGTGCTGGAAGAGTCTTCAGATATAAGTCCAgttgtttaaaaattctttttggcCTAGTAAtcctttcttcaaataaatttggGAACTTACTATGTAAACACAAAAGCAGAACTGCACTGACTGACAGATACTAGTCTAATATCCTCGTTTTAAAGACAGAGAAACTCACCTGATTTGTACTGACTTTCCTTTCCCTATCAAACGTTGTCACTTTATTGTAATTACTACTGCACTGTATACATCTCCCCCTACTGCAATGCAAGCTCCACGAGGGCTGGATCCACAGCGCCTAGCACAGCACTTCTGCCCACAGACTCGGGCCCAAAGAAGTGAATCAACTCGCTTGCCCAGCCCTGAGTCATAAAGAAACCCTAGCCCAATCCAGTCCATTATCAAAAATGTTTGTAAAACGAAACTAGTCTTCCTCCCCTTTCCACGTCCCCCGAGGACAATACATACAATCTATGCATTCTAGATTGGGGTTCTCACACCTCATAGGACACTTAGGCTTTGCTGGCCCCGCAGTGGTCAGAAGCTTCACGCATTCCAAGAGCACCCCAAGACGCTTCACGGCTGTACTTTACAATATTTTAGTAATAGTGCGGCCAGTCCCTCCTCAGAAAGACAAAGCCCGACTCTCCAGAGAACCAGAAGCAGCCACAAAGCAATGaagaggcggggcggggcggggggagtagCAGGAAGCTTGCAGCCTTTGTTTTTAATCTCCTGCAGCTCTCCCCACAGTTCTAGGGTCGCGAGAAGTACCTTTGTAAAGCGCGGAAGGGAGAGTACTGGGGAGCCTGGAATGCTCCCCACCCTCTCGGCCCTAAACCCCGCCCTCACCCCTGAAGCCCCGCCCTTCCCCTTACCAGCGTCGGTGGGGGTGGTGTTGAAGGCTATGGCTGGCGAGCAGGTGAGTCCAGCCGCCTCCCAGAGGAGTAGCCAGGCCACCGCCCGGACGGCCACGGCCGGGGGAGCCAGGACGCCGGAGAACGCGCGCCCCAGAAGAGCGCGCGGGGACAAAATGCGGTCGGAGGAACCTGCGCACGCCTCACACCGCTCCTAGAGCGCGCTGTCACGGAGTTAGGGACCGGGACAGAAGACTCGCTGCGCGCACGCCAGCGGTTCACCCGTTACCCTGCTCCCCGCATCCCCGGCCCCGGAATGTTCTGGCGTCAAGGAGGCCGCGGTCCCGCCCCCTCGCCGCCCCGCCCCTCGCACTCCCGGTCGGGGGCGGAGCGAGGAGCTGCGCAAGCGCCGTGACGTATGCCAGGGCAGTTGCTCTAGGGGCCGCGCCGCGGTCCTCCAGCATGATTCCGAGTCCCGCGCGGTGTCCTGGGAACAGCCTAGCCCAGCTCCCGACGTCCACCTCCAATTCCAGGTATTTGCCGATGCGGGCCTCCTTCTGGGGAATTCACCCCACAGTCACGGCTGCGGAGCTGTGGCTGTCGCCTCTTTCTGCAGCGCCAGGCTGTGCCTGGCCTCAAAGTCTAGTGCTCCTAGGTGCGCTACGGTTAGTGGAAACACCCCCTCACGGAGATTTTAGTCGCTGACCTGCAGAAGATGCATTTTCTGTACTTCTCTATGGGTAAGAAAGTCAGTCTTGCACTGGTGGGGGCGTGGATAGGGAGAGGATCGTCTACCTGATGGCAAAATCCGTACACTTTTAGGTGCTGTGGGGATGCTTGGCAGGATTATGCAGGTCACCGATCCTTGAGGAGAAAAGTATTAATGTCTAGGAAGAAATGCTGGGTAAATGTGTCGTCTGTCTTCATGAATTGAATATATAAACAGAGCTGGAGAGTATCCAGTGCAGATTGGAACAGAACGGAGGGCTCTAGGATGGATGTCTTAAAGAGGAAAGATGTCAGAAGATACTACCTAAAACTGAAGAGAGCAGTATAAGCATGCTGTTGAGAAATATGAAGATAAATTTtggaagaaacatttaaaagaattgaaactcGTTACCTATGGAGAGGCGAAGGGGAGAGGACAACAGTTTTTTGTTATAAGCCTCATAGAATTATGTTACATTTTAAACAGAATACAAacattactttaataaaaataagagtttaatttttaaaagaaaagagtgtAGTCATAAAACTACATTATTGAGCATCACTTGCATATATCATTTATTAATACAGCCATTTGCTTGAGTGTATGGAATTTTTATTGGGCTCAGTAGGATCTTCTAGGAAGTTTACTAACAGAACAAATTTTAGTGAGGTGAACTGGGAgtagtatttgtttttaaaaaaaaaagaagaagaagaaaaagaagaaagaagaggtggAGTGGGATCATGGCATCAGATCAGAGGCAGAGCACAATAATTTGATAacacagttctttatatattgggttggccaaaaatttcccttggtttttaagtaaaaataagagacacattcttcattttaaaaacatttatttatttatttatatcggCTGCACCAagtcttcattgcggcacgcgggcgctcttagttgtggcatgtggactcctaGTTACagcaggcatgcaggatctagttccccaaccagggaacaaacccaggcctcctgcatcaggagcgcagagtcttacccactggaccacaagggaagtcccacatttttcatttttcatttttaccaagaactttattgaacaacgtattcaccgttttgttccactactttctgccatttttcaggcaactctATAGTTCCGTCTTCccaaaatttttatctttttgagcaaagaactgttctaggtgccttttacagtcttccagagaattgaaattttttccattaagagaattttgtaaagaccgaaataaatggaaatccaaaggtgcaatgtctggtgaatatgttggatgaatcagaacttcccagccaagctgtaacagtttttgcctggtcatcaaagaaacatgcggtcttgtgttatcctgatggaagattatgcgttttctgttgactaattcaggatgctttttgtcgagtgctgctttgagttggtctaattgggagcagtacttgttggaattaatcgtttggttttgcggaaggagctcataatagaggattcccttccaatcccaccatatacacaacatcaccttctttggatgaagaccagcctttggtgtggatGGTGGTGGTTCATGTCGCTTGCCCCACCATCTcctccattccacattattgtacagtacccACTTTTCATCgctcatcacaatttgttttaaaaatggaacgttttcattatgtttaagtagagaatcacattcggaaatacggtcaagaaggtttttttcgcttaacttacgtggaacccaaacatcaaagcggttaacataaccaagctggtgcaaatgattttcagtgcttgatttggatattttgagtatgttggctatctcccacgtggtataatgttgattgttctcaattaatgtctcgatttgatggctgtcaacttcaactggtctacccgaccgtggcgCATCATCCAGCGAggaatctccagcatgaaacttagCAAACCagttttgacacgttcgatcagtcatagcaccttctccatacaatgcacaaatctttttttgcgtttcagttgtgtttttacctttcttgaaataataaagcataatatgccgaaaatgttgcttttcctccctattttctatattaaaacggctacacaaaaattcaccaattttaatgcacactgatatgacagctttcacaatacagtctaacaaaactgtttcgaatgaagttaaagacaactaagcgctactagGGCCAGCTTATGGAACGAACGACCTTTTTAGCCAACACAGTATGATCCATTTCCTAAGAGTAAAAATTCTCACATCCAATAGTAAGGGGTGAATAATATAGATTATGGTATATGCATAGGACAAAACATTTGCAGTCataaaaatttgcattttagaaagacatTTAATGGCAAAATTACATAGGttgttaaatttaaaaggcaggacttaaaaaagaatgaaataatgccattttcagctacatgatggacctagagagtatcacactaagtgaagtaaaaaagagaaagacaaataccatatgatatcacttatatgtggaatctaaactatgacacaaatgaacttatctacaaaacagaaacagactcacagacatagagaacggacttatggttgccaagggggagggggcgtaggagagggatggattgggagtttgggatcagcagatgcaaactatcatatatagaatggataaacaaggtcctactgtatagcacagggaactatattcaatatcctgtgagaaaccataatggaaaagcatatgaaaaagaatatacatatttatatttattactgaattactttgctgtatagcagaaattaacacaacattgtaagtcaactatacttccataaaataaaatgtaaaaatttaaaaggtaGGAAACAGTATGTATGATATAAAAACatactatagggcttccctggtggcgcagtggttgggaatctgcctgccagtgcaggggacatgggttcgagccctggtctgggaggatcccacatgccacggagcaactaggcctgtgagccacggctgctgggcctgcgcgtctggagcccgtgctccacggtGGGAGGGGCCGCGGCAgtgggaggcccacgcaccgcaatgaggcgtggcccccgcttgccgcagctggagaaagccctcgcacagaagcgaagacccaacacagccaaaaataaataaattaattaatacataaatttataaataaataaataaaaagtagccCTTgagttgaatctaaaaaaaaaactactatagctaaaaaacaaaccaaaaaaaaaaaccaaacacaaacaaacaaacaaaaaactatgccTAGAAAGACTGGAAGGAATCAGGGATGATTATTTTGTATGtttcttcctcccccttccccactcccatcccagttttctacaatgaacatgtattaAGTAACCATGTTCCTAGTGATTCTCTAACAGAACTGAATTTATGAAGATATCATCCCTATGCTGCTTTACCTCCAGGTTCTTTGACATTTGCAAATCTTTCTGAGAATATCATAGTCATATCTAAAGCAGTCCCTATAATTAAGTATATTTTGGCATTGAGATCAGGGAAGGGAAGATGGAATGGAAAGTATTAACCTTTAAAATGGTTGtttcaaatactgtatgctaacacacatatatggaatcttaaaaaacggtactgatgaacctagtggcagggcaggaataaagatgcagacatagagaacagacttgaggacacagcgggggaaggggaagctgagatgaagtgagagagtagcactgacctatgtacactaccaaatgtaaagtggatggctagtgggaagttgctgcatagcacagggagatcagcccgacactgtgacgacctagaggggtgggatagggagggtgggagggagacgcaagagggaggggatatggggatatatgtatacatatagatgattcactttgttgtacagcagaaactgatatattgtaaaacaattatactccaataaagattaaaaagtaataaataaaatgtttcttataACTGAAAAAACATCATGTAGTGAGACAAATAAGTTGAAATAAAAGCCATGTAAGCTTTATTGCCTCAAATATGTGGAGGCTGATTCTGCCTTTTTTGATCAGACTTCTAAACTGTGAACACTTAGAGGATGTACAGGGGCTGTGTCTTCTATTAACACATTGAATTAAACAATGGAATACCTACTACAGTCCAGGTATTGTGCTGGGGATATTGTGGTGAACAGTGGATAtgttccctgccctcatggagcatatagaatagaaggaaaagaaaagtgatAAAGTAAGTAGTTACAAAAAACTCAATGAGTAGAATGATTGGGGAAGTACAAAGGAGAGGTCTGGTCTAGTGAACCCATCAGGACATAATGTGTAAGATTAAAAAACTCTTAGTATGTTGACATAGAGGGTGCTTGTACATACTTGTTTAATTGGTAAACAAAAAAGATCCTGTAAGTTGATTCTTGGGCTGACTCAGAGGTTCATATACAGTCTTTGGTTAAGAGTACAGTACACTAAGAGATCCAAACTGAACTGCATTTCTAGGTTCATGTGTGAACAAATCTACACCCCTCAATGAACCAGGGATTCTGTAGACTAAAGATAACTTGGGGCCAAACTGAACTTTCCAGGTAGCTCTTGAAATACTGAGCTTGAGCTGACTATGCATCTCCAGAACTGGAGTAGATTCAGATCTGCTGGGGAGGAAAAGTAGAGGAGAATGTGATTTATCcaacacttaattttttttcccctttagcaGGAAGTCATTACGCGACTGACACATTTTCATCAGATTTCCTCTGATTTACCGTGAAGTGTATGTGAGAATGATGTGCACTGCCAAGAAATGTGGAATTAGGTTCCAGCCTCCGGCTGTTATCTTAATCTATGATAATGAAATGAAGGGGAAAAGTCGCCAGCGCATCATGCCAGTCCGAAACTTTTCAAAGTATTCAGGTATCTTATGTTTTATCTTGCCTCCTATCTTAAATATTCACTGAGTCAGTTTATAAGAACGATTTGAGTCTCATATAATGGAATGACATGGCCTTCAGAGTTAGACCGACCAAGGTTCAAGTCATGACTGTCAGGGTAGGTGTGAAATCTTGGCTAAACTACTTAATCTTGGTGAGcatcagtttcctaatctgtaaaaggaAATTGATAATCCCACCCTTTGAGATCTGCAGTGTGGGTTAAATGAGATAGCATTATTCAGTAATATTaattcccttctctccctccaaatgtgttttttatttgGAATCTTGATATTTTCTTGATACCAGTACTAATATCTAAAGCTGTAATACTACTTTTTCTTCTCAGACATTTTCTCCAGTTGAAAGTATTTAACATCTCCTCAAAGTGATTTTaagttacagaaataaaaaatatatccctccttcccccatcaCACTCAAAGCTGTATATAAAGAAATAGTTCTGTGAAATAATTCATTCCCAAAAGCCAGTTAGCTAGTTGACTATAATGACAGGTAATGGTTTCAGTAACTTGTGGTCCCTGAATAGTCTGTGGTGTTGCGTGTGGTATAATAGTTTTGTTTCTCCCTCCTAGATTGCAGCAGAGCTGCTGAACAATTAAAGAATAATCCACGACACAAGGGTTACCTGGAGCAGGTATCCCTGAAGCAACTAGAGAAGTTATTCAGTTTTTTACGAGGTTACTTGTGGGGGCAGAGTTTGGCAGAAACAATGGAACAAATTCAGCGGGAAACAACCATTGATCCTGAGGAAGACCTGAACAAACTAGATGACAAGGAACTTGCCAAAAGGAAGAGCATCATGGATGAACTTTTTGAGAAAAATCAGAAGAAGAAGGATGATCCAAATTTTGTTTATGACATTGAAGTGGAGTTCCCACAGGACGAACAACTACAGTCCTGTGGCTGGGACACAGAGTCAGCTGACGAGTCCTGATaaccaaaaactaaaacaaaaattatcgGGTAGTAGAAAATCCATGTTCATACAAGACCATAGATTGGTTGTAGAAAAATCTGTAAAGAACACTATGCATATTGGTTCACGTTTGGATTGACCATGTTACTTTTCAAAACAAAGATATGTAGAGCATCTACTATGTAGGTGCATATGGAATATAAGGAAAACAGAATATAGGAATCTGCCtttaaggagcttacagtctaattGGAAGATAAGTCAAAAGCTTATGAAAAGCTAGTTTAATGGTATTAGGCAGCATTAGATCCAAATGCTTGATAAAGGCTAGAGAGGATCAGAACCTAGATTACGGTAGGGTAGAATAGTCAGGGAGGACTTTGTCCTTCAGTGGCAAGATGGTACTTTGCCTGGCCCTTGAAATGGTAGTATTTGGATAGAAGCTTATATAGGATTCCAGATTaaactgggaggaaaaaaagggggaTGTTGCAGGGGATTGGTAAAGAGATAGGAATTAGAACGTTTTATTTGAGGAACAGTAAGCAAATTATAGTTTGATAAGATCAGAGGGCATATATGGTTGCCAGGGGATTATCCTTTATGCATTGTCTTTATATCTATTTAACTCTGGAGTCGAAGAGTACCCCTGCAGAATGCCCTGCAGCTTCAAGTGGATGTAATCTGATGGATAGCAGGGGAATTCTGccccatccccctgccccagTATCAGGAAATATGTACTAAAGACATTCTGAAACCCTGAACCTCTTCCCATAAATAAGAGGtttgtttgtaaaatgggaaatctACCCATAATAAATGAACATATGTACGGCCAGTTTAGGCCTATTCATGAGTTTGTATCTCCAAAGAGAAGATCTTTGTTGGACAAGGTTATATATGTACAGATATATCTTTCTTCATATTAGAATATTATTGGTAGAAATCCTGTTTTCTGCAAGGAAATTAATACCCA
Above is a window of Eschrichtius robustus isolate mEscRob2 chromosome 6, mEscRob2.pri, whole genome shotgun sequence DNA encoding:
- the CEP19 gene encoding centrosomal protein of 19 kDa, whose protein sequence is MMCTAKKCGIRFQPPAVILIYDNEMKGKSRQRIMPVRNFSKYSDCSRAAEQLKNNPRHKGYLEQVSLKQLEKLFSFLRGYLWGQSLAETMEQIQRETTIDPEEDLNKLDDKELAKRKSIMDELFEKNQKKKDDPNFVYDIEVEFPQDEQLQSCGWDTESADES